The DNA region CGAGCTTCAGGAACAGATGGAACGGACCGATACGGTTGATTTCAAGATGATCACCTTTTCCCTTGCCGGGAAAGACTATGCGGTGGACATCATGAACGTCAAAGAAATCGCCAAAGCGGATAAGTTCACCTACGTTCCCAACGCCGCGTCCTTTGTCCGGGGGGTATACAACCTCCGGGGGGACATCATCCCGATTGTAGACCTCAGGACCTTCTTCCACCTTCCCACGGATAAAAAGAAGGATGGCCTGGAAAATATGCTGATTCTCCGCATTGAGGATCGGGTCTACGGGACTATCGTTGATAAGATCGACCGGGTGGTGGGGATCAATTCCGATTCCATCCAGCCTCCGCATCCCATATTCGGGGACATTAATATCAAATACATCAGCGGTGTGGTTGAAAAGCAGGGGGAGCTTTTCATCATCTTGGACGTGATCCGGATCTTTACCCAGAGCGAAGAGGACAAGGCGAAACCCCGGGGCCAGGCCATACAGGAAGCTTCCGTAAGCCCGGCGCCGGACAATTTCTTCCCTGCCCCCCAGAGCGCGGCTGCGGCTGCACTGCCTGAGCCTCCCCGGGACTCGGACCTCCAGTTTGTCAAAGAAAGTTTAGGCGCCCTTAAGCGGTTTACCGCCGGCCCCTACAACGATACCTGGGTCCGCAAGCGTTTTGCCGATTGGGCCACCACCCACGGGGGCAGCGATCTCCAGCTTAAAAACGCCTCCGAGGCTGAGGAATTCCTCAAGCCCTTCTATTCCCCCAGTACCGGGGCCTTCTGGAACGACGACTTTGCCTATACCCTTAAAGCAGCGCTGCCGGATATGCCCTCCAACAGCATCCAGGTTTGGAACCTGGGCTGCGGAAAGGGCTATGAAACTTTTTCATTAGCCTGTATACTCAAGTCACGGTATCCTGATGGTCATATCAAGGTCTGGGCCAATGATAACGACATCATGGCCATATCTTCGGCGCCAAATATGATTTTTGACCTGGAGGATGTGCCGGAGTATTGCCGGGGCTTTATGTCCAAAGGAAAGAACGGGTACAGTTTCAGCCCTGCTATCAAGGACTCGATACTTTTCGAGTACCATGACGTGCTGAATGAAAACCCCCTTCCTGAACTGGACATTATCCTGGCGCGGGATTTGATTTCCTTCTTTAATGAGCAGCAGCAGGGAAAAATCTTTGCCGATTTTTCCGAAAAACTGAAGACTCGGGGGGTAATTATTCTGGGAACAAATGAAGAACTTCCTGAAGGCGAATGGCTATCCATCGGGAAGAGCGGCGTTTCCGCATTTATGCGAGCTTAATTTTAGTTTTGAAAGGAGTATGTTATGAGAGTTGAATATATTAACCCTTTTGTTGAAGCGGCCTTTAATGTTTTGAAAGAAGTCCTCAATACGGATGTGAAGCGGGGGGACCTCTACCTCAAATCCACCACCATGTCCATTATGGGGGTCGCCGCCATGGTCGGCCTTGCGGGGGATGTGGAAGGCCGGGTTCTCTTTGATATGACCAAGCCCACCGCCCTGGGGATTGCAGGGGCCATGAATGGTGAAGCTTTCACCGTCATGGACGAGCTTGCCAAGGCTACCATCCAGGAACTGGCCAACATGATCACCGCCCAGGCGGTTACCAAGCTCCATGACCTGGGCTTCAAGTTTGACCTGACCCCGCCGGCCCTTTTTACCGGTGAGAACATGGAAATCTCCAACCGCGAGGTGGAAGCCCTGATTGTTCCCATGGAGCTTGGCAATAATATCGGTAAAATCGAGATTAACGTAGCTGTCCGGGAACGGGGCTAGATACTTTTAGGCCTTGCCGGGTAACGCCCCTGGGCTTTCCGGGGGGTGTTGTCTTTGTTTAAGCAGTTTCCCGTTGACAAGGTCCTGCAATATATGTAAGAATTAGTGTACCCAAAACAGGGGCGGTTAGCTCAGTTGGTTAGAGCATCAGTATGACACGCTGAGGGTCGACAGTTCAATTCCGTCATCGCCCATCCCGGTAAGTTCTTATTAAACGAGGATTTACCGGGTTTTTTTATGCCAATCCACTTTTGGCGTCCTGTTTCTGTGCCAAATCTCCAGGTGTTTTTCTTGCTTTCTCAATTTTCGTCTGTTACGATGATTATATGAATTAGCAAATATTCAGGTAAATAAATGGAGGATGGAATGAAACAAGCAGTTCAAAAAGTCGGGCGCTCGTTAAGTGCAATGGTTATGCCTAATCTGGGAGCGTTTATTGCATGGGGGCTCATAACTGCCCTTTTTATTGATACCGGCTGGATACCAAATAAAACATTAAGTGCCATGGTAGATCCCATGTTGAAGTATTTACTGCCCCTGCTGATTGGGTATACCGGCGGTAAGCTGGCGGGTGGTGGTGTCCGGGGCGGCGTAGTTGGTTCTATTGCCACCATCGGTGTCATTATGGGCGCCGGGATTCCTATGTTCCTGGGCGCAATGATTGCCGGGCCTCTGGGTGGTTTTTGTATCAAAAAATTTGATGAAGCTATTGATGGTCATATCCCGGCAGGTTTCGAAATGCTCATCAATAATTTTTCTGCGGGCATTATCGGTGCAATTCTTTCGATACTCTGTTATCTTGGTATCGGGCCGGTTGCAGAAACAATAACTAATGCCTTAGGCGCCGGGGTCGGCTGGCTGGTGGATCACAGGCTTTTGCCCTTTGCCTCAATCATTGTTGAACCTGCTAAGATTCTCTTCCTCAATAACGCAATAAACCACGGAGTCTTTACACCTCTGGGAAGCCAGCAGGCGGAAACCATGGGACGTTCAATCTATTATATGATTGAATCAAACCCCGGTCCCGGCATGGGGCTTTTGCTGGCCTACTGCCTTGTGGGAAAGGGCAGCGCCAAGAGCAGCGCCCCCGGAGCGGCAATCATTCATTTCTTTGGGGGTATTCACGAAATTTATTTCCCCTATGTGCTGATGAATCCGGTACTGATTCTCGCCATGATTGGCGGCGGTTTTTCCGGTGTACTTACTTTAACTATTTTTAAGGGCGGCCTTATCGCCCCGGCTTCTCCGGGATCAATTTTCGCAGAACTGATGATGACTCCCAAGGGCGCTTATATTCCCAATATTCTGGGTATCCTGGTAGGCGGGACAGTATCATTTTTCCTTTCACTGATCCTGCTTAAAGCCTTTGGAAAGGGAGACGCTGATCTTGAAGCCGCCCAGTCAAAAGTTAAGGCAAATAAAGCTGAATCAAAAGGTGTAGAGCTTAATGAAGTTAAAACCGCCTGGGACAATAAAGGCGCTGGGTCTTCACCGGCGGAAGTTAAGAAAATAGTCTTTGCCTGTGACGCAGGAATGGGTTCAAGTGCAATGGGCGCCACAAAACTGCGCAAGAAGATACTGGCCGCCGGATTTAGTGATATTACCGTAGTACATTCCCCGGTGAGTGAAATCCCTGCGGATGCTGATATTATTGTATGTCACAAGGAATTAGGCGGGCGGGCGTCCGCCGCTAAGCCGGGGGCGCGTTTGGTAACCATCACTGATTTCCTCAATGCTCCGGAGTATGAGGAACTTATCAATAGCCTGAAAAAGTAGAAAGGAAGGATATGATGCTGCAATTTACCCATACTATTACGGATCCTAATGGTATCCATGCGAGGCCCGCAGGACTCTTTGTTAAAGAAATGCAGGTTTTTAAAAGCAATGTTACTATTAATCGTGAGGAACAAAGCGCCAGTGCAAAGCAGCTTATCGCGCTTATGAAGATGCGGCTCAAATGCGGCCAGACCTTTACCGTTATTGCCGAAGGAGAAGATGAGGCTGTTGCAATAGAAGCGGCAAAAACTTTTCTTGCCTCTAATTTGTAAGGGCTGTGGGTAAAATGAATTTATCCGGGATTTCGGCGCGGCTTGCACATCTTCTGGAACTGCTGCTGGCCGCGCAGGAACCGGTAAAGGTTGATTTCCTGGCAGAGGCCCTTGGAACCAGCCGGCGTACCGTATTTCGGGAACTGGAAACCGCGGGCCCTGTTTTGAATTCCTTTCAGGCGGAGCTTGTTTCCATTCCCGGAAAGGGTATCGCCTTTTCAGGAACAGAAGACGCGCGGAAAAGCATTTATGCAGCCCTTGGGGATTATGGTTTGCAGCCCGCTTCCAAACGGGAGCGTCTTTTGCTGCTGGTGATTGAAATTCTTGCGAATTCGGGGGTAATACAAAAACTGTTTTATTATTCCAATATACTAAAGGTTAGTGAATCCACAGTCAGCAATGATATTAATGAGCTGGAACCCTGGTTTAAGCAGCATGGTATACATCTTGTAAGAAAAGGCGGGATAGGGATAATGCCTGAGGGGACGGAAGAAGCGATACGCACCGCCCTGGTGAGCCGTCTTATTACGGATGGTGAGACAGGTGGAAAATCGTATACTGCTTCTTTTTCTTTTCCCGGAGATCTTATAGAACAGGGGGTACGGGAGGTTATGCAAAGCAACGGTGATAAGTTTGAATGGATGACCGCCGAATCCTATTCCATGATTACCGTATATTTAATGGTGATGGTAAAGCGTATCTTTGCGGAAAAGTCCCTTGGGGATGAAAATAAAGTCCTGGGTGATTATCAGATAACGCTTGCAGGTATTGTGGCAGGTGATCTTTCCAACTATTTTTCAGTATCCTGCGGAAATGCGGAAATTCAGGGACTAGCAGTTCAGATACAGGCTTGCCGGGCCAAGCAGGAAACGCCGGTAGAAACAGGCTCCCCGGAACGGAAGGAATTAATCCGGGCTTTAACCTACGAAATGATAGATCGTTTTGATTCTTCCATTGCCGGGGTTCTTAAAACTAATGAGAAATTGGTGCAGCTTCTGGGCAAACATTTAGGATCGGCTTTGACCAGGTTACAGGCAGGTCTGGATGATCCTAATCCTCTGCAAATGGAACTTATTAACAAGTATCCTGAAGTTTTTCAGAAAACCTGCCGCGCCGTAACGGCAATGGAAGAAAGCCTTGGGTTTAAGGTTCCTGTAAATGAAATTACTTATATTGAAATACATTTTCTGTCAGCCCTTGCGGCGCTTGGAGAAAAAAACATCAGGAAGCGGATCCTCCGGGCAGGGGTTATTTGTGTTGCCGGTATAGGGACATCCTATATGGTGGCGGCTCAAATACGAAAGCGTTTTATCGGGGATCTGGAATTGGATGTATGCGGTTGGGATGACAGGGAATCCTGGGAAAAGGATGATTTTATAATTTCAACAATTCCCCTGGAAAATACAGAAAAGCCGGTGGTATTAATCCAGGCAATCTTACAGGAAAATGATTATCAGCAAATACAAAATACAATCAATGCCTATGCCTTTGTTGAACGGGGAATGATTGTTCAAAAGGTAGATCGATCCCTTGATGAACAGCTTGAAAAACTGGAAAATATTTTGTTGTTTACCAGAATGCTTCTGGGTAGTTTTACGGTTATACGGATAAATGCTGATTGCAGTTTTGATTATTTGTTTCGTTTTGCATCTGATCGTTTTGCCCCTCTGGCCAGAGAGACTATTTACAATAAATTGATGGATCGTGAAAAAATTTCAAGCCAGGTAATCCCCGATCTGGGGGTTATTTTGCTCCATACCCGCAGCGATGCTATTACAATTCCGGTATTTGCGATACTTAAACCTGATGGAGAAAAATTCAAGGATGAGTATTTCAGAGGTGCAAAAAGTTGTGTGGTCATGCTCCTGCCCGAAGCTGCGCCGGCTGAAATGACCGACTTAATGGGCGGTTTATCAAGCGCCCTTATAGATGTACCGGCGTTTCTTGATGCAATTCATGATGGTAACGAAAAAGTAATTAAGGCTTTATTGGAAGCGGAAATTTCCGACTCCCTTCTTCAATACAGTAACGAAAAATTAAAGAAATAGGAGGCTTTTATGGCGAATTTACCAATGCTCAGGAAGGAAAACATTCTGCTGAATCAACCCAAAGCGGATAGGGAAAGCATTATACGCCGCTGCGGAAGGATGCTGGTTGATTCGGGGTATGCGAATGAACGTTATATTGAAGGGATGGTAAAGAGGGATAATTCTTTTACCACTTATATCGGTAACTATATTGCACTACCCCACGGGGAAGAAGCGTACAAGGTTGATATTATTGCTACAGGTATTGTGGTACTTGCTTTTCCTGAGGGTATTGATTGGCAGGGAACCCTGGCATACCTGGTGATCGGAATTGCAGCCAAGGGTGATGAGCATATTGATATCATGGGCAACGTGGTGGATAACCTTGAAACCGGCGATGATGTTGAGAAACTTGTCAGGGAAGGAACTGTTGAGGATGTTTATAAAATGCTCGCCGGTGCTTCTGTATGATCATCACGGTAACCTTAAATCCGGCCCTGGATAAGACTGCCAGGGTAGAGATTATGCAGCCCAATACCCTTAACCGCCTTTCCGATGTGCGTGTTGATGCCGGCGGAAAAGGGGTAAATGTGTCCGCCATGATAAGCGCTCTGGGCGGCAACAGTTTGGCTACCGGCTTTGCGGGAGGCGGGGCGGGTGAAGAGCTCTTGTCGAGAATTGCGGGGCAGGGTTTGGCCCATGATTTTGTGCGGATAAAATCGGTAACCCGCACAAATCTTAAAGTTGTTGATTCAAAAGGCGCCTTAACCGAATTAAACGAACCGGGACCGGAAATTACGGCTGAGGAATATTCGGCCTTGGAAAAAAAGCTTTTAGGTTTTGGAACAAACGGGAACACCTTTGTTCTTTCCGGGAGCCTCCCCAGGGGGCTTAAAAGCGATACGTATAAAAAACTCTGCGGCCTGCTTCGGCAAAACGGGGCTGCGGTATTTTTAGATGCCGATGGCCCGGCGTTGGAGCTGGCCCTCAATTCGGATACATCCGCTTTGCATGGGGTTGGACTTCCCAATTTTATTAAGCCCAACCGGTATGAGCTTTTAAAACTGTTCAGCATGGAAGACCAGGAAACTTCTGAAAAAATTTTAGCCCGCCTGTGCTTGCAATTGCTTGATAAGGGAGTTGAGCTGGTTAGTCTTTCTTTGGGGGCCGAGGGTGCGCTTTTTGCCAGGGCAGAGGGTATCTGGCGATGCCCGGGGCTCCCGATACGGGTACAGTCAAGTGTTGGCGCAGGGGACAGCATGGTGGCCGCCCTGGTATACGGTTTTGAAAAAGGTCTGGGGATGGAAGAATGTTTTGCCCTGGCCATGGCCGCCTCAGCAGGGGCCTGTACTACTGAAGGTACCAGGCCGCCTTCAAGGAATTTGGTAGATGAGTATTTGAAACAGGTTAGTTTACAAAAAATAGTATATGGGAATCTCTAAAAACTTCAGTTTTTAGAGATTTACAGCTTAAAAAAGCATTTGCACAGTCTTTAGACGAGCAAATGCAGGGTACCTCTAAAAACTAACCGAGTTTTTAGAGGTACCCATAAAGGAGAAATGTTAAAATGGGACAAAAAACAAAAGCGGTGAGGCTCTACGGGGCGGATG from Treponema primitia ZAS-2 includes:
- a CDS encoding chemotaxis protein CheX translates to MRVEYINPFVEAAFNVLKEVLNTDVKRGDLYLKSTTMSIMGVAAMVGLAGDVEGRVLFDMTKPTALGIAGAMNGEAFTVMDELAKATIQELANMITAQAVTKLHDLGFKFDLTPPALFTGENMEISNREVEALIVPMELGNNIGKIEINVAVRERG
- a CDS encoding PTS sugar transporter subunit IIA; translated protein: MANLPMLRKENILLNQPKADRESIIRRCGRMLVDSGYANERYIEGMVKRDNSFTTYIGNYIALPHGEEAYKVDIIATGIVVLAFPEGIDWQGTLAYLVIGIAAKGDEHIDIMGNVVDNLETGDDVEKLVREGTVEDVYKMLAGASV
- a CDS encoding PTS mannitol transporter subunit IICB, which produces MKQAVQKVGRSLSAMVMPNLGAFIAWGLITALFIDTGWIPNKTLSAMVDPMLKYLLPLLIGYTGGKLAGGGVRGGVVGSIATIGVIMGAGIPMFLGAMIAGPLGGFCIKKFDEAIDGHIPAGFEMLINNFSAGIIGAILSILCYLGIGPVAETITNALGAGVGWLVDHRLLPFASIIVEPAKILFLNNAINHGVFTPLGSQQAETMGRSIYYMIESNPGPGMGLLLAYCLVGKGSAKSSAPGAAIIHFFGGIHEIYFPYVLMNPVLILAMIGGGFSGVLTLTIFKGGLIAPASPGSIFAELMMTPKGAYIPNILGILVGGTVSFFLSLILLKAFGKGDADLEAAQSKVKANKAESKGVELNEVKTAWDNKGAGSSPAEVKKIVFACDAGMGSSAMGATKLRKKILAAGFSDITVVHSPVSEIPADADIIVCHKELGGRASAAKPGARLVTITDFLNAPEYEELINSLKK
- a CDS encoding 1-phosphofructokinase family hexose kinase, with the translated sequence MIITVTLNPALDKTARVEIMQPNTLNRLSDVRVDAGGKGVNVSAMISALGGNSLATGFAGGGAGEELLSRIAGQGLAHDFVRIKSVTRTNLKVVDSKGALTELNEPGPEITAEEYSALEKKLLGFGTNGNTFVLSGSLPRGLKSDTYKKLCGLLRQNGAAVFLDADGPALELALNSDTSALHGVGLPNFIKPNRYELLKLFSMEDQETSEKILARLCLQLLDKGVELVSLSLGAEGALFARAEGIWRCPGLPIRVQSSVGAGDSMVAALVYGFEKGLGMEECFALAMAASAGACTTEGTRPPSRNLVDEYLKQVSLQKIVYGNL
- a CDS encoding CheR family methyltransferase; its protein translation is MAVIRDLAEVNAELQEQMERTDTVDFKMITFSLAGKDYAVDIMNVKEIAKADKFTYVPNAASFVRGVYNLRGDIIPIVDLRTFFHLPTDKKKDGLENMLILRIEDRVYGTIVDKIDRVVGINSDSIQPPHPIFGDINIKYISGVVEKQGELFIILDVIRIFTQSEEDKAKPRGQAIQEASVSPAPDNFFPAPQSAAAAALPEPPRDSDLQFVKESLGALKRFTAGPYNDTWVRKRFADWATTHGGSDLQLKNASEAEEFLKPFYSPSTGAFWNDDFAYTLKAALPDMPSNSIQVWNLGCGKGYETFSLACILKSRYPDGHIKVWANDNDIMAISSAPNMIFDLEDVPEYCRGFMSKGKNGYSFSPAIKDSILFEYHDVLNENPLPELDIILARDLISFFNEQQQGKIFADFSEKLKTRGVIILGTNEELPEGEWLSIGKSGVSAFMRA
- a CDS encoding BglG family transcription antiterminator: MNLSGISARLAHLLELLLAAQEPVKVDFLAEALGTSRRTVFRELETAGPVLNSFQAELVSIPGKGIAFSGTEDARKSIYAALGDYGLQPASKRERLLLLVIEILANSGVIQKLFYYSNILKVSESTVSNDINELEPWFKQHGIHLVRKGGIGIMPEGTEEAIRTALVSRLITDGETGGKSYTASFSFPGDLIEQGVREVMQSNGDKFEWMTAESYSMITVYLMVMVKRIFAEKSLGDENKVLGDYQITLAGIVAGDLSNYFSVSCGNAEIQGLAVQIQACRAKQETPVETGSPERKELIRALTYEMIDRFDSSIAGVLKTNEKLVQLLGKHLGSALTRLQAGLDDPNPLQMELINKYPEVFQKTCRAVTAMEESLGFKVPVNEITYIEIHFLSALAALGEKNIRKRILRAGVICVAGIGTSYMVAAQIRKRFIGDLELDVCGWDDRESWEKDDFIISTIPLENTEKPVVLIQAILQENDYQQIQNTINAYAFVERGMIVQKVDRSLDEQLEKLENILLFTRMLLGSFTVIRINADCSFDYLFRFASDRFAPLARETIYNKLMDREKISSQVIPDLGVILLHTRSDAITIPVFAILKPDGEKFKDEYFRGAKSCVVMLLPEAAPAEMTDLMGGLSSALIDVPAFLDAIHDGNEKVIKALLEAEISDSLLQYSNEKLKK
- a CDS encoding HPr family phosphocarrier protein; protein product: MMLQFTHTITDPNGIHARPAGLFVKEMQVFKSNVTINREEQSASAKQLIALMKMRLKCGQTFTVIAEGEDEAVAIEAAKTFLASNL